A region from the Phaenicophaeus curvirostris isolate KB17595 chromosome 28, BPBGC_Pcur_1.0, whole genome shotgun sequence genome encodes:
- the SSBP4 gene encoding single-stranded DNA-binding protein 4 isoform X1, whose product MYGKGKGSAVPSDGQAREKLALYVYEYLLHVGAQKSAQTFLSEIRWEKNITLGEPPGFLHSWWCVFWDLYCAAPDRRETCEHSSEAKAFHDYSAAAAPSPVMGTLPPGEGIPGGPMPPAFFQPFMSPRYPGGPRPPLRMPNQPPVGVPGSQPLLPNAMDAARAQGHPGMGGAMPRMNPPRGMAGMGGQTYGSGMRPPHSSLAGPGLPTMNMGPGGRGPWPNPNANSIAYSSSSPGNYVVSIGVRWGGCGRPRCAPPAPSPHLPPVPPQGPPGGGGPPGTPILPSPGDSTNSSENMYTMMNPMGAAGSRPSFPMGPGPEGPMGAMSAMEPHHMNGSLGSGDMDGLPKSSPSNLGALSNPPGTPRDDAELSSNFLNPFQSDSYSPSMTMSV is encoded by the exons ATGTACGGCAAGGGCAAGGGCTCCGCCGTGCCCTCGGACGGCCAGGCCCGCGAGAA GCTGGCACTGTACGTCTACGAGTACCTGCTGCACGTGGGTGCCCAAAAATCAGCACAGACCTTTCTGTCAGAG ATCCGATGGGAGAAGAACATCACGCTGGGCGAGCCCCCCGGCTTCCTGCACTCCTGGTGGTG CGTCTTCTGGGATCTGTACTGTGCTGCTCCGGACCGCCGGGAAACCTGTGAGCACTCCAGCGAGGCCAAAGCCTTCCATGACTAC agcgcggcggcggcgcccaGCCCGGTGATGGGGACGCTGCCCCCCGGCGAGGGCATCCCGGGGGGGCCCATGCCCCCCGCCTTCTTCCAG CCCTTCATGTCCCCCCGCTACCCCGGCGGCCCCCGGCCCCCTCTCCGGATGCCCAACCAG CCTCCCGTGGGGGTGCCGGGCTCGCAGCCGCTGCTGCCCAACGCCATGGATGCCGCGCGGGCACAGG GGCACCCCGGCATGGGGGGCGCGATGCCGCGTATGAACCCCCCGCGAGGCATGGCCGGAATGGGGGGGCAG ACCTACGGCAGCGGGATGCGCCCCCCCCACAGCTCGCTGGCCGGCCCCGGGCTGCCCACCATGAACAT GGGTCCCGGTGGCCGCGGGCCGTGGCCGAACCCCAACGCCAACTCT ATCGCCTACTCCTCCTCGTCCCCCGGGAACTACGTGGTGAGTATCGGGGTGCGCTgggggggctgcgggcggcCCCGCtgtgccccccctgcccccagcccccacctccctcctgtccccccccagggccctcccgggggcggcggcccccccggcacccccatcctgcccagccCCGGAG ACTCCACCAACTCCAGTGAGAACATGTACACGATGATGAACCCCATGGGAGCCGCCGGGAGCCGCCCCAGC TTCCCGATGGGGCCGGGCCCCGAGGGGCCGATGGGGGCCATGAGCGCCATGGAGCCACATCACATGAACGGATCCTTAG GCTCCGGGGACATGGATGGGCTGCCAAAG AGCTCCCCCAGTAACCTGGGGGCGCTGAGCAACCCCCCCGGCACCCCGCGGGACGACGCCGAGCTGAGCAGCAACTTCTTAAACCCCTTCCAAAGCGACAGC tACTCGCCCAGTATGACCATGAGCGTGTGA
- the SSBP4 gene encoding single-stranded DNA-binding protein 4 isoform X2, with the protein MYGKGKGSAVPSDGQAREKLALYVYEYLLHVGAQKSAQTFLSEIRWEKNITLGEPPGFLHSWWCVFWDLYCAAPDRRETCEHSSEAKAFHDYSAAAAPSPVMGTLPPGEGIPGGPMPPAFFQGPAGSQPSPHAQPPPHNPAAPMLGPHSQPFMSPRYPGGPRPPLRMPNQPPVGVPGSQPLLPNAMDAARAQGHPGMGGAMPRMNPPRGMAGMGGQTYGSGMRPPHSSLAGPGLPTMNMGPGGRGPWPNPNANSIAYSSSSPGNYVGPPGGGGPPGTPILPSPGDSTNSSENMYTMMNPMGAAGSRPSFPMGPGPEGPMGAMSAMEPHHMNGSLGSGDMDGLPKSSPSNLGALSNPPGTPRDDAELSSNFLNPFQSDSYSPSMTMSV; encoded by the exons ATGTACGGCAAGGGCAAGGGCTCCGCCGTGCCCTCGGACGGCCAGGCCCGCGAGAA GCTGGCACTGTACGTCTACGAGTACCTGCTGCACGTGGGTGCCCAAAAATCAGCACAGACCTTTCTGTCAGAG ATCCGATGGGAGAAGAACATCACGCTGGGCGAGCCCCCCGGCTTCCTGCACTCCTGGTGGTG CGTCTTCTGGGATCTGTACTGTGCTGCTCCGGACCGCCGGGAAACCTGTGAGCACTCCAGCGAGGCCAAAGCCTTCCATGACTAC agcgcggcggcggcgcccaGCCCGGTGATGGGGACGCTGCCCCCCGGCGAGGGCATCCCGGGGGGGCCCATGCCCCCCGCCTTCTTCCAG GGACCCGCGGGCTCTCAGCCATCGCCCCACGCCCAACCTCCGCCCCACAACCCCGCTGCCCCCATGCTGGGGCCCCACAGCCAG CCCTTCATGTCCCCCCGCTACCCCGGCGGCCCCCGGCCCCCTCTCCGGATGCCCAACCAG CCTCCCGTGGGGGTGCCGGGCTCGCAGCCGCTGCTGCCCAACGCCATGGATGCCGCGCGGGCACAGG GGCACCCCGGCATGGGGGGCGCGATGCCGCGTATGAACCCCCCGCGAGGCATGGCCGGAATGGGGGGGCAG ACCTACGGCAGCGGGATGCGCCCCCCCCACAGCTCGCTGGCCGGCCCCGGGCTGCCCACCATGAACAT GGGTCCCGGTGGCCGCGGGCCGTGGCCGAACCCCAACGCCAACTCT ATCGCCTACTCCTCCTCGTCCCCCGGGAACTACGTG ggccctcccgggggcggcggcccccccggcacccccatcctgcccagccCCGGAG ACTCCACCAACTCCAGTGAGAACATGTACACGATGATGAACCCCATGGGAGCCGCCGGGAGCCGCCCCAGC TTCCCGATGGGGCCGGGCCCCGAGGGGCCGATGGGGGCCATGAGCGCCATGGAGCCACATCACATGAACGGATCCTTAG GCTCCGGGGACATGGATGGGCTGCCAAAG AGCTCCCCCAGTAACCTGGGGGCGCTGAGCAACCCCCCCGGCACCCCGCGGGACGACGCCGAGCTGAGCAGCAACTTCTTAAACCCCTTCCAAAGCGACAGC tACTCGCCCAGTATGACCATGAGCGTGTGA
- the SSBP4 gene encoding single-stranded DNA-binding protein 4 isoform X3, whose product MYGKGKGSAVPSDGQAREKLALYVYEYLLHVGAQKSAQTFLSEIRWEKNITLGEPPGFLHSWWCVFWDLYCAAPDRRETCEHSSEAKAFHDYSAAAAPSPVMGTLPPGEGIPGGPMPPAFFQPFMSPRYPGGPRPPLRMPNQPPVGVPGSQPLLPNAMDAARAQGHPGMGGAMPRMNPPRGMAGMGGQTYGSGMRPPHSSLAGPGLPTMNMGPGGRGPWPNPNANSIAYSSSSPGNYVGPPGGGGPPGTPILPSPGDSTNSSENMYTMMNPMGAAGSRPSFPMGPGPEGPMGAMSAMEPHHMNGSLGSGDMDGLPKSSPSNLGALSNPPGTPRDDAELSSNFLNPFQSDSYSPSMTMSV is encoded by the exons ATGTACGGCAAGGGCAAGGGCTCCGCCGTGCCCTCGGACGGCCAGGCCCGCGAGAA GCTGGCACTGTACGTCTACGAGTACCTGCTGCACGTGGGTGCCCAAAAATCAGCACAGACCTTTCTGTCAGAG ATCCGATGGGAGAAGAACATCACGCTGGGCGAGCCCCCCGGCTTCCTGCACTCCTGGTGGTG CGTCTTCTGGGATCTGTACTGTGCTGCTCCGGACCGCCGGGAAACCTGTGAGCACTCCAGCGAGGCCAAAGCCTTCCATGACTAC agcgcggcggcggcgcccaGCCCGGTGATGGGGACGCTGCCCCCCGGCGAGGGCATCCCGGGGGGGCCCATGCCCCCCGCCTTCTTCCAG CCCTTCATGTCCCCCCGCTACCCCGGCGGCCCCCGGCCCCCTCTCCGGATGCCCAACCAG CCTCCCGTGGGGGTGCCGGGCTCGCAGCCGCTGCTGCCCAACGCCATGGATGCCGCGCGGGCACAGG GGCACCCCGGCATGGGGGGCGCGATGCCGCGTATGAACCCCCCGCGAGGCATGGCCGGAATGGGGGGGCAG ACCTACGGCAGCGGGATGCGCCCCCCCCACAGCTCGCTGGCCGGCCCCGGGCTGCCCACCATGAACAT GGGTCCCGGTGGCCGCGGGCCGTGGCCGAACCCCAACGCCAACTCT ATCGCCTACTCCTCCTCGTCCCCCGGGAACTACGTG ggccctcccgggggcggcggcccccccggcacccccatcctgcccagccCCGGAG ACTCCACCAACTCCAGTGAGAACATGTACACGATGATGAACCCCATGGGAGCCGCCGGGAGCCGCCCCAGC TTCCCGATGGGGCCGGGCCCCGAGGGGCCGATGGGGGCCATGAGCGCCATGGAGCCACATCACATGAACGGATCCTTAG GCTCCGGGGACATGGATGGGCTGCCAAAG AGCTCCCCCAGTAACCTGGGGGCGCTGAGCAACCCCCCCGGCACCCCGCGGGACGACGCCGAGCTGAGCAGCAACTTCTTAAACCCCTTCCAAAGCGACAGC tACTCGCCCAGTATGACCATGAGCGTGTGA
- the ISYNA1 gene encoding inositol-3-phosphate synthase 1, with the protein MAETFLVESPDVTYSKDFIEAKYTYSTVHVCKENGVTKVRPCATRFTFRTGRHVPRLGLMLVGWGGNNGTTVTAAVLANRLGLSWMTKTGRKKANYYGSLLQASTVCLGTGPSGDVYVPFRDLLPMVHPNDIVFDGWDISSLNLAEAMRRAEVLDWPLQEQLWPHLEKMKPRPSIYIPEFIAANQEERADNVLRGTMAEQMEQIRRDIRDFKETSGVDKVIVLWTANTERFCDVVPGLNDTADNLLRAIEQGLEVSPSTLFAVASILEGCAYINGSPQNTFVPGAVELAAQRHVFICGDDFKSGQTKLKSVLVDFLVGAGLKTKSIVSYNHLGNNDGKNLSAPQQFRSKEISKSNVVDDTVQANPILYGPQDKPDHCVVIKYVPYVGDSKRALDEYTSEIMMGGTNTIVIHNTCEDSLLASPIILDLAILTELCQRISFCTEADPDFQGFHSVLSIVGFLCKAPLVPEGTPVINALFRQRSCIENILRACLGLPPQHHMLLEHKLQRPAPSAKRSCPGGAACPLAPRKTPGGPQLNGHPCPGAPRPGPPRTPLRVDGDD; encoded by the exons ATGGCCGAGACCTTCCTGGTGGAGAGCCCCGACGTCACCTACAGCAAAGACTTCATCGAGGCCAAGTACACGTACAGCACGGTGCACGTCTGCAAGGAGAACGGCGTCACCAAG GTGCGGCCGTGCGCCACCCGCTTCACCTTCCGGACGGGGCGACACGTCCCCCGCCTGGGCCTGATGCTGGTGGGCTGGGGGGGCAACAACGGGACCACCGTGACGGCGGCCGTGCTGGCCAACCGGCTGGGGCTGTCCTGGATGACCAAGACGGGGCGCAAG aaagccaactaCTACGGCTCCTTGCTCCAAGCCTCCACCGTCTGCCTGGGCACCGGCCCCTCTGGAGACGTCTACGTGCCTTTCCGGGACCTGCTGCCCATGGTGCACCCCAACGACATCGTCTTCGACG GCTGGGACATCTCCTCGCTGAACCTGGCCGAGGCGATGAGGCGAGCGGAGGTGCTGGACTGGCcgctgcaggagcagctctggcCCCACCTGGAGAAGATGAAGCCGCGACCTTCCATCTACATCCCCGAGTTCATCGCCGCCAACCAGGAGGAGCGGGCGGACAACGTCCTCCGCGGGACCATGGCCGAGCAG ATGGAGCAGATCCGCAGGGACATCCGGGACTTCAAGGAGACCAGCGGGGTGGACAAAGTCATCGTGCTGTGGACGGCCAACACGGAGCGCTTCTGCGACGTCGTCCCGGGGCTCAACGACACCGCTGACAACCTCCTTCGAGCCATCGAG CAAGGCCTGGAGGTGTCTCCCTCCACGCTCTTCGCCGTGGCCAGCATCCTGGAGGGCTGCGCCTACATCAACGGCTCCCCCCAAAACACCTTCGTGCCGGGCGCGGTGGAGCTGGCTGCCCAGCGCCACGTCTTCATCTGCGGCGACGACTTCAAGTCGGGGCAAACCAAGCTCAAGTCGGTCCTGGTGGACTTCTTGGTGGGCGCCGGGCTCAAG ACCAAATCCATCGTGAGCTACAACCACCTGGGGAACAACGACGGGAAGAACCTCTCAGCCCCGCAGCAGTTCCGTTCCAAGGAGATCTCCAAGAGCAACGTGGTGGATGACACGGTCCAGGCCAACCCCATTCTCTACGGCCCCCAGGACAAACCCGACCACTGC GTGGTGATCAAGTACGTGCCCTACGTGGGGGACAGCAAGCGTGCGCTGGACGAGTACACGTCAGAGATCATGATGGGCGGCACCAACACCATCGTCATCCACAACACGTGCGAG GACTCGCTGCTGGCCAGCCCCATCATCCTGGACCTGGCCATCCTGACTGAGCTGTGCCAGCGCATCTCCTTCTGCACCGAGGCCGACCCCGACTTCCAGGGCTTCCACAGCGTCCTCTCCATCGTGGGGTTCCTCTGCAAGGCGCCGCTGGTGCCCGAGGGCACCCCCGTCATCAACGCCCTCTTCCGCCAGCGCAGCTGCATCGAGAACATCCTGAG GGCCTGCCTGGGgctgcccccccagcaccacaTGCTGCTGGAGCACAAGCTGCAGCGGCCGGCGCCCAGCGCCAAACGCTCCTGCCCGGGGGGGGCCGCCTGCCCCCTGGCCCCCAGGAAGACGCCGGGGGGGCCCCAGCTCAACGGGCACCCCTGTCCCGGAGCCCCCCGGCCGGGGCCCCCCCGCACCCCTCTGCGCGTCGACGGGGACGACTAA